In the Chromatiaceae bacterium genome, one interval contains:
- a CDS encoding nickel-dependent hydrogenase large subunit: MTTRITVDPITRIEGHLRIDVEVDGGKVTKAWSSGQMWRGIEKILVGRDPREAWTYTQRFCGVCTTVHAITSVRAVENALQLEVPLNAQLIRNIIQCAHAIQDHIVHFYHLSAVDWVDVVSALDADPVATAKLAESLSDWPLNGPHEMKAVQDRLKTFVGSGQLGPFASGFWGHPAMKLSPEVNLLAVAHYMNALDVQNYANKIVAILGGKSPHIQNVAVGGVSNSISHEAPSVLNIERLMLIRTFIDKLEHFIKSTYLVDVPAIGAFYLDWTQVGGGVNNYLTVPDCPQDSKGTVFDLPGGYIENGDLKALKPITTFNDAYFRDGVAESSKHSWYQGEAALHPWVGETEPEYTDFQDDGKYSWVKAPTFYGKRAEVGPLADVLVAVAGGNARYTKYLNEAIGTIKAVSGLSEVPLSALESTIGRHAARAVRCAVMIDTLKDQWQNLVDNIGRGDLDTFNAPVFPKGEIKGVGFHQAPRGTLSHWVVIEDAKIKNYQAVVPSTWNAGPRDADGQIGPYESSLLDNPVADPENPLEVLRTVHSFDPCIACAIHMFDTEQTEIVKVKAL, translated from the coding sequence ACACGCATCACCGTTGACCCGATCACCCGCATAGAGGGCCACCTGCGCATCGACGTCGAGGTGGACGGCGGCAAGGTCACCAAGGCCTGGTCCTCCGGGCAGATGTGGCGCGGTATCGAAAAGATCCTGGTCGGGCGCGATCCGCGCGAGGCCTGGACCTATACGCAGCGCTTCTGCGGGGTCTGCACCACGGTGCATGCGATCACCTCGGTGCGCGCGGTCGAGAACGCACTGCAGCTCGAGGTCCCGCTGAACGCGCAGCTGATCCGCAACATCATCCAGTGCGCGCACGCGATCCAGGACCACATCGTGCACTTCTATCATCTGTCGGCGGTCGACTGGGTCGACGTCGTCTCCGCGCTGGATGCCGATCCGGTCGCGACCGCGAAGCTCGCGGAGTCGCTGTCGGACTGGCCGTTGAACGGCCCGCACGAGATGAAGGCGGTGCAGGACCGGCTCAAGACGTTCGTCGGCAGCGGACAGCTCGGCCCGTTCGCCAGTGGCTTCTGGGGTCACCCGGCGATGAAGCTCTCCCCGGAGGTCAACCTGCTGGCGGTCGCGCACTACATGAACGCGCTGGACGTGCAGAACTACGCCAACAAGATCGTGGCGATCCTCGGCGGCAAGAGCCCGCACATCCAGAACGTCGCGGTCGGCGGGGTCAGTAACTCGATCAGCCACGAGGCGCCGTCGGTGCTGAACATCGAGCGCCTGATGCTGATCAGGACCTTCATCGACAAGCTCGAGCATTTCATCAAGTCGACCTACCTGGTCGACGTCCCGGCGATCGGCGCCTTCTACCTCGACTGGACCCAGGTCGGCGGCGGCGTGAACAACTACCTGACCGTGCCGGACTGCCCGCAGGACAGCAAGGGGACGGTGTTCGATCTGCCCGGGGGCTACATCGAAAACGGTGACCTCAAGGCCCTGAAACCGATCACCACGTTCAACGACGCCTACTTCCGCGACGGTGTCGCCGAGAGCTCGAAGCACAGCTGGTACCAGGGCGAGGCCGCGCTGCATCCCTGGGTCGGCGAGACCGAACCCGAGTACACGGACTTCCAGGACGACGGCAAGTACTCCTGGGTCAAGGCGCCGACCTTCTACGGCAAGCGCGCCGAGGTCGGCCCGCTGGCCGACGTCCTGGTCGCGGTGGCCGGCGGCAACGCGCGCTACACCAAGTACCTGAACGAGGCGATCGGCACCATCAAGGCGGTCTCCGGGCTCTCCGAGGTCCCGCTGTCGGCACTGGAATCGACCATCGGCCGGCATGCCGCGCGCGCGGTCCGTTGCGCGGTGATGATCGACACCCTCAAGGACCAGTGGCAGAACCTGGTCGACAACATCGGCAGGGGCGACCTCGACACCTTCAACGCCCCGGTCTTCCCGAAGGGCGAGATCAAGGGGGTCGGCTTCCACCAGGCCCCACGCGGGACCCTGTCGCACTGGGTGGTGATCGAGGACGCGAAGATCAAGAACTACCAGGCGGTCGTGCCGAGCACCTGGAACGCCGGTCCGCGCGACGCCGACGGCCAGATCGGCCCTTACGAGTCGTCGCTGCTCGACAACCCGGTCGCCGATCCCGAGAACCCGCTCGAGGTGCTGCGCACGGTGCACTCGTTCGACCCGTGCATCGCCTGCGCGATCCACATGTTCGACACCGAGCAGACCGAGATCGTGAAGGTGAAGGCATTGTGA